Proteins from one Nilaparvata lugens isolate BPH chromosome 10, ASM1435652v1, whole genome shotgun sequence genomic window:
- the LOC120353259 gene encoding piggyBac transposable element-derived protein 4-like produces the protein MDKKLTDDEILAELFRSKSDLIYNETNITDNFEDVSDGEGGTDVVEDDDVLPDVFSPDASEDEYIPPSSEEDTDDETQRPSKKQRINEADLQPGTSTAEQGEEEEKESEENEREEEGSQGEDTMQNLPDYIIRPKKKQLVGKNKYRWSTKPPKRAGRTPRRNIIFMRSRPAGAARGVTNAENLFSLFVNETIIDAIVKYTNQEILIQKVNYNDSTFTKETTNKEVRALLGLLIYFGALNHNHTSTKVLWHESRGLRITRTVMPLARFEFLINTLRFDDKLTRDARKEIDALAPIREVWDKFIEHCKEYYIPGPYCCIDEQLLAFRGNSRFRMYIPNKPAKYGLKLVMLCNSNGYLINAIPYTGKKMNTGGQPQAAFFVEKLSETIQGSNRNITVDNWFSSVPLFNDMLSKYNLTMVGKKNKNVLLLSNMHQGYSMQQNSKLPEIIHFYNNTKGGVDLLDQMSAQYSCSRKTRRWPVCLFYGILNSACVNSYIIYKENTFLNKQTPQPRVEFLFTLAEGLMKPWLEERLQTPTLRRGIRLAIAEQLGIDEPRHAENDNRRAGRCCICPRSRDVKTTIKCIECKMFVCKSHSLSICANCRE, from the exons ATGGATAAAAAACTCACAGACGATGAAATTTTAGCAGAGTTATTTAGGTCTAAGTCAgatttaatttataatgaaacaAATATCACTGATAACTTTGAAGATGTATCTGATGGTGAGGGGGGAACTGATGTTGTTGAAGACGATGATGTCCTTCCGGATGTTTTTTCCCCTGATGCATCTGAAGACGAATATATACCTCCTTCTAGTGAAGAAGATACAGATGATGAAACCCAAAGACCAAGTAAAAAACAAAGAATAAATGAGGCAGACTTACAACCTGGAACTTCTACTGCAGAACAaggtgaagaagaggagaaagaaagtgaagaaaatgaaagagaagaagaaggtagtcAAGGTGAGGATACAATGCAAAACTTACCTGATTATATTATTAGGCCTAAAAAAAAACAACTGGTAGGCAAAAATAAGTATAGATGGTCAACCAAACCTCCAAAAAGAGCTGGTCGAACCCCTCGACGAAACATAATTTTCATGAGATCCCGACCTGCTGGAGCTGCTCGGGGTGTTACGAATGCTGAAAATCTGTTTTCCTTATTTGTAAATGAAACCATAATCGATGCAATTGTAAAGTACACAAATCAAGAGATTTTAATTCAAAAAGTAAACTACAATGATTCAACTTTTACCAAAGAGACTACTAATAAAGAAGTTAGAGCCTTACTCGGACTCTTGATTTATTTTGGAGCATTAAATCACAACCACACGTCTACAAAAGTTCTTTGGCACGAAAGTAGGGGCCTTCGCATCACCAGAACTGTAATGCCCTTAGCAAGATTTGAGTTTTTAATCAACACATTACGATTTGATGACAAGTTAACGCGAGACGCTCGAAAGGAAATTGACGCCCTTGCACCAATTCGAGAGGTATGGGATAAGTTTATTGAACATTGTAAGGAGTATTACATCCCTGGACCGTACTGTTGTATTGATGAACAGCTCCTGGCTTTTCGAGGGAATTCACGGTTCCGTATGTATATCCCAAATAAACCAGCAAAATATGGTTTGAAGTTGGTCATGCTCTGCAACTCTAATGGTTATTTGATCAATGCCATCCCATACACTgggaaaaaaatgaatacagGAGGACAACCACAAGCTGcattttttgtggaaaaattatCAGAAACCATTCAAGGCAGTAATAGAAATATTACTGTTGATAATTGGTTCAGTTCAGTCCCTCTATTCAACGACATGCTGAGTAAATACAACTTGACCATGGTGGG aaaaaaaaataagaatgTACTTCTACTATCAAACATGCACCAGGGATACTCCATGCAACAGAACTCAAAGCTGCCagaaataattcacttttataaCAATACCAAAGGCGGAGTGGATTTGTTGGATCAAATGTCTGCTCAGTATTCCTGTAGTAGGAAAACAAGAAGATGGCCTGTGTGTCTCTTTTATGGCATCTTGAATAGTGCCTGTGTTAATTCTTACATCATCTACAAGGAGAACACTTTTCTGAACAAGCAAACTCCACAACCAAGAGTAGAGTTTTTATTTACCCTGGCAGAAGGTCTGATGAAGCCTTGGTTAGAGGAAAGACTACAAACACCAACACTGCGTAGAGGAATTCGCCTTGCGATTGCCGAACAACTTGGTATCGATGAGCCCAGACACGCAGAGAACGACAACCGACGTGCCGGAAGGTGTTGCATCTGCCCCCGTTCCAGAGATGTCAAAACCACTATAAAGTGTATTGAGTGCAAAATGTTTGTATGTAAAAGTCATTCCCTATCTATCTGTGCTAATTGCAGGGAATAA